From one Lolium rigidum isolate FL_2022 chromosome 4, APGP_CSIRO_Lrig_0.1, whole genome shotgun sequence genomic stretch:
- the LOC124705452 gene encoding probable flavin-containing monooxygenase 1: MEKRRVAIVGAGVSGLAACKHLLERGCRPIVFEADTVLGGVWAHTPDCTSLQTPRPLYQYSDFPWPDSVTEVFPDHRQVMDYLGAYARHFGVLDCIRFGHRVLGMEYVGVGEETVAAWDEWGGSGGAFGSGDGEWRLEVDNGADGQIETHIVDFVILCIGRFGGVPNIPTFPVGKGPEAFDGQVMHSMDYSKMGSQKAKEMMQGKRVTVVGYLKSALDIAAECAEVNGTEQPCTMIVRTKHWIIPDYYAWGVHISKLYLNRFAELLIHKPGEGFLRGLLATTLTPLRWIFSKFAESYYSIPMKKYDMVPDHSLFEALVACLIAITPKDHYKRLEEGSIVLKKSKTFTFCKEGVLLEGEASPTKSDLVIFGTGYKGDQKINDMFKSEYFRSIAVGSTSTTVPLYRECIHPMIPQLAVIGYSESLANLYTTELRVKWITHFMDGGFRLPSVGAMQKDVLEWEKFMKHYSRGYFRRSCIGILNIWYNDQLCKDMGCNPRRKKGFFAELSEVYGPGDYANLHPK, from the exons ATGGAGAAGAGGAGAGTAGCCATCGTCGGCGCCGGCGTGAGCGGCCTGGCGGCGTGCAAGCACCTGCTGGAGCGCGGGTGCCGGCCCATTGTATTCGAGGCCGACACCGTCCTCGGCGGCGTGTGGGCGCACACGCCGGATTGCACCTCGCTGCAGACGCCGCGGCCCTTGTACCAGTACTCCGACTTCCCGTGGCCCGACTCAGTGACGGAGGTATTCCCGGACCACCGTCAGGTCATGGACTACCTCGGCGCCTACGCGCGCCATTTCGGCGTGCTCGACTGCATCAGGTTCGGGCACCGGGTGCTCGGGATGGAGTACGTCGGCGTCGGcgaggagacggtggcggcgTGGGACGAGTGGGGCGGGAGCGGCGGGGCATTCGGCTCTGGCGACGGCGAGTGGCGACTTGAGGTAGACAACGGCGCCGATGGACAGATCGAG ACACACATTGTAGATTTTGTGATCCTTTGCATTGGGAGGTTCGGCGGTGTCCCCAACATACCCACCTTCCCTGTAGGGAAGGGCCCAGAAGCATTTGATGGCCAGGTGATGCACTCTATGGACTACTCCAAAATGGGCAGCCAGAAAGCTAAAGAGATGATGCAGGGCAAGCGTGTGACCGTAGTTGGATACCTAAAATCAGCACTTGACATTGCTGCTGAATGTGCAGAAGTGAACG GTACTGAGCAACCATGTACAATGATTGTCCGAACAAAGCATTGGATCATACCAGACTACTATGCTTGGGGTGTCCACATATCAAAGTTGTATCTAAATCGCTTTGCTGAGCTCCTTATTCACAAGCCCGGTGAAGGCTTCCTCCGTGGCCTCTTGGCAACAACTTTAACTCCATTG AGGtggattttttcaaaatttgctgAGAGCTACTACTCCATTCCAATGAAGAAGTATGACATGGTGCCTGACCATAGCCTATTTGAGGCGTTAGTGGCATGTTTGATTGCCATTACGCCAAAGGATCACTACAAGAGACTAGAGGAAGGTAGCATCGTTCTGAAGAAGTCAAAGACCTTTACCTTTTGCAAAGAAGGTGTGCTTCTTGAAGGCGAAGCTTCACCAACAAAAAGTGACTTAGTGATTTTTGGAACTGGATACAAGGGTGATCAGAAGATCAATGATATGTTCAAATCAGAATACTTTCGGAGTATTGCGGTTGGGTCAACATCCACAACTGTACCTCTTTACAG GGAGTGCATACACCCTATGATCCCACAGCTCGCGGTCATCGGTTACTCGGAGAGCTTGGCAAATCTTTACACAACAGAACTTCGAGTCAAGTGGATAACACATTTCATGGATGGTGGCTTTAGATTACCATCTGTTGGAGCAATGCAAAAGGATGTTCTTGAGTGGGAGAAGTTCATGAAGCACTACTCTCGTGGCTACTTCCGTAGGTCCTGCATTGGAATCCTTAATATATGGTACAACGATCAACTATGCAAAGATATGGGATGCAACCCTAGAAGGAAGAAGGGCTTCTTCGCAGAGTTATCTGAGGTTTATGGTCCTGGTGATTATGCCAATCTCCACCCAAAGTAA